From one Brevibacterium sp. 'Marine' genomic stretch:
- a CDS encoding OBAP family protein has protein sequence MSTSRLQSFSLGAATAVAAGLAAIGSRKVATWAKIGKGHPLKHRLLDVSSQALQTKYPLEAMSTYLDGLHMYADDMGRQVEAAHFCIHLRHDLHQCVIFDRNEPDARLIGIEYIISAERFDALPAEEKRLWHSHHYEVKSGILTAPGVPELAERSYFEDLVSTYGKTFHTWQYDRDDFPFGIPQLMMGFTDDGQAQAELLSDRDARVGVSTQERRAHRENIPMPHVAAEANAWESGHTVQTTLRDVPLRRD, from the coding sequence ATGAGCACATCACGACTGCAATCGTTCAGTCTCGGGGCAGCGACAGCCGTGGCTGCCGGACTCGCGGCAATCGGGTCGCGCAAGGTGGCGACGTGGGCCAAGATCGGCAAGGGGCATCCGCTCAAGCATCGGCTGCTCGACGTGTCATCGCAGGCCCTGCAGACGAAGTATCCGCTCGAGGCCATGAGCACCTATCTCGACGGCCTGCACATGTACGCAGATGACATGGGTCGGCAGGTCGAAGCGGCACACTTCTGCATTCACCTGCGCCATGACCTGCACCAGTGCGTCATCTTCGATCGCAATGAACCCGACGCCCGACTCATCGGCATCGAGTACATCATCAGTGCAGAACGGTTCGACGCACTGCCCGCCGAAGAGAAGCGACTGTGGCACAGCCACCACTATGAGGTGAAATCGGGCATTCTCACGGCTCCCGGCGTGCCCGAGCTCGCCGAGCGCTCCTACTTCGAGGACCTCGTCTCCACCTATGGGAAGACCTTCCATACTTGGCAGTACGACCGCGACGACTTCCCCTTCGGGATTCCCCAGCTGATGATGGGCTTCACCGACGACGGTCAGGCCCAGGCAGAGCTGCTCAGCGACCGAGACGCCCGCGTGGGCGTGTCCACACAGGAGAGGCGCGCGCACCGCGAGAACATCCCGATGCCGCATGTCGCCGCTGAGGCGAACGCGTGGGAGAGCGGACACACCGTGCAGACGACGTTGCGTGACGTTCCTCTGCGGAGAGACTGA